The Rhizobium leguminosarum genome includes a window with the following:
- a CDS encoding SDR family oxidoreductase has protein sequence MGRFEGKVAVVTGAGAGIGKACALAIAREGGRLVVADIDGSAASACTAQIAAEAGHALALAMDIADAPAVAALFETAERHFGGVDLLVNNASAMHLTPRDRAILDLDVAVWDQTMATNLRGTLLCCRQAIPRMIARGGGAIVNMSSCQGLSGDTALTSYAASKAAMNMLSASLATQYGHAQIRCNAVAPGLIMTERLLAKLDECMQRHLRRHQLLPHVGRPEDVAALVAFLLSDDAAFITGQVVCIDGGMLAHVPTYADGGNSRAVGPAGDTGKAAPEPR, from the coding sequence ATGGGACGGTTTGAAGGCAAGGTGGCTGTGGTGACCGGCGCCGGCGCCGGCATTGGAAAGGCATGCGCCCTCGCCATCGCGCGCGAGGGCGGCAGATTGGTGGTGGCCGACATTGATGGCTCGGCGGCCAGCGCCTGCACCGCGCAGATCGCCGCCGAAGCGGGGCACGCCCTGGCGCTGGCCATGGACATCGCCGATGCCCCGGCGGTCGCAGCGCTGTTCGAGACGGCGGAGCGGCACTTCGGTGGGGTCGACCTGCTGGTGAACAACGCGAGTGCCATGCATTTGACCCCGCGCGACCGCGCGATCCTCGACCTGGACGTGGCGGTCTGGGATCAGACGATGGCGACCAATCTGCGCGGCACACTGCTCTGCTGCCGGCAGGCCATCCCACGGATGATCGCCCGCGGCGGTGGCGCGATCGTCAACATGTCGTCGTGCCAGGGGCTCAGCGGAGACACCGCGCTGACGTCCTACGCCGCGTCGAAGGCCGCGATGAACATGCTGTCGGCCTCACTCGCCACCCAGTACGGCCATGCGCAGATCCGCTGCAACGCAGTTGCGCCGGGTCTCATCATGACCGAGCGTCTCCTCGCCAAGCTGGACGAGTGCATGCAACGGCATCTGCGCCGGCACCAGCTCCTGCCGCACGTCGGCCGCCCCGAGGACGTGGCCGCGCTGGTGGCGTTCCTGCTCTCCGACGATGCTGCGTTCATCACCGGCCAGGTCGTGTGCATCGACGGCGGCATGCTGGCGCATGTGCCGACGTACGCCGACGGTGGCAACAGCCGCGCCGTGGGGCCTGCCGGCGACACCGGCAAAGCTGCCCCGGAGCCGCGCTGA
- a CDS encoding AAA family ATPase, whose translation MTESDRFVWQKLSRHFKTNDLTILVNSRRQFTAHLLPDLQTIIEDLVAPWSPQLSGLHQEYEIFPMKLSDLTTSEGKRVVRLAPVQHQDIDIGEDEPYASINNGLWLITIDGDMPAAVMLSKFTTRHGPKVQVEIAHLPNEVGRDFAEGFLRTIQAQGKSSRYYRNKAVSFEVNDFGSTHETMRVHKLPAVSRNDVVLSKATMTQLDTHIFDFVKYRDELKRLGQSGRKGILLHGHPGTGKTHVVHYIAANLPEHSTILVTAEQMLNMEEYFALARVLQPCIMVIEDVDLVARSREDISSQKAETRLNRLLNEMDGLGTDADILILLTTNRLNSLEGALASRSGRVDVPLEIPLPDDDCRERLIKQYGHALNFQGEALAEAVARSNGGSAAYVKEMVRRLVQRSVARGGSLVISREDVEEVFADAEAVLNLLKRDEEIVRRHIVEQDDEDDCGSC comes from the coding sequence TTGACTGAATCCGATCGCTTTGTGTGGCAGAAACTTAGTCGCCATTTCAAGACCAATGATCTGACAATTCTCGTGAACTCGCGCCGGCAGTTTACAGCACATCTCCTGCCAGATCTTCAAACCATAATCGAGGACCTAGTCGCACCTTGGTCCCCTCAGCTCTCGGGCTTACATCAAGAGTACGAGATTTTTCCGATGAAGCTGTCAGACCTGACCACTTCCGAGGGAAAACGCGTCGTGCGGCTGGCGCCCGTGCAGCACCAGGACATCGACATTGGCGAAGATGAGCCATACGCTTCGATTAACAACGGTCTCTGGCTGATAACGATCGACGGCGACATGCCTGCAGCAGTCATGTTGTCGAAGTTTACTACCCGGCATGGTCCAAAGGTCCAGGTCGAAATAGCTCATCTGCCTAATGAGGTGGGGCGTGACTTCGCCGAGGGTTTTCTGCGCACAATCCAGGCGCAGGGCAAGAGCTCCCGATATTATCGCAACAAGGCTGTCTCTTTCGAGGTCAATGACTTCGGGAGCACTCACGAAACAATGAGGGTGCACAAGCTTCCTGCGGTAAGCCGGAACGACGTCGTGCTTTCCAAGGCGACTATGACCCAGCTCGATACGCACATCTTCGATTTTGTTAAATACCGGGACGAGTTGAAGCGCCTCGGCCAATCGGGACGCAAGGGTATTCTGCTCCACGGACATCCTGGCACCGGCAAGACCCATGTCGTCCACTATATTGCTGCCAACCTGCCCGAGCACAGCACAATTCTGGTCACGGCTGAGCAGATGCTGAATATGGAGGAATACTTCGCGTTGGCTCGCGTCCTGCAGCCATGCATCATGGTGATTGAGGATGTGGATCTGGTTGCCCGTTCGCGCGAAGATATTTCGAGCCAAAAGGCAGAAACCCGCCTGAACCGCTTGTTGAACGAGATGGACGGTCTCGGTACAGACGCTGACATCCTCATCCTCCTGACCACGAATCGGCTGAACTCCCTCGAGGGGGCACTCGCCTCGCGTTCGGGCCGTGTAGATGTGCCTCTTGAGATTCCTCTCCCTGATGACGATTGCCGCGAGCGGCTGATCAAGCAATACGGTCATGCGCTGAACTTCCAGGGCGAAGCTTTGGCCGAGGCCGTCGCCCGTTCCAACGGCGGAAGCGCGGCTTATGTCAAGGAGATGGTGCGCCGTCTCGTTCAGCGAAGCGTTGCGCGAGGCGGCAGCCTCGTTATCTCACGCGAGGATGTGGAGGAGGTCTTCGCCGACGCTGAAGCAGTGCTCAACCTCCTCAAGAGGGATGAGGAAATCGTAAGAAGACACATCGTAGAGCAAGACGATGAAGACGATTGCGGTTCCTGCTGA
- a CDS encoding cytochrome P450, producing the protein MSEQSLPTLPMWRVDHIEPSPEMLALCARGPIHRVRFPSGHEGWWVTGYDEAKAVLSDAAFRPAGMPPAAFTPDSVILGSPGWLVSHEGSEHARLRTIVTPAFSSGRVKLLAQEIEAIAAQLFETLAAQPQPADLRHHLSFPLPAKVISALMGVPYEDHAFFAELSDEVMTHQHESGPRSASRLAWEELRAYIRGKMREKRQDPGDNLLTDLLAAVDQGKATEEEAIGLAAGMLVAGHESTVAQIEFGLLAMFRHPQQRERLVGDPSLVDKAVEEILRMYPPGAGWDGIMRYPRTDVTIAGVHIPAESKVLVGLPATSFDPRHFDDPEIFDIGRAEKPHLAFSYGPHYCIGEALARLELKVVFGSIFQRFPALRLAVAPEELKLRKEIITGGFEELPVLW; encoded by the coding sequence ATGTCCGAACAATCCTTGCCGACGCTACCGATGTGGCGCGTCGATCACATCGAGCCCTCGCCGGAGATGTTGGCGCTATGCGCCCGCGGTCCGATCCACCGCGTGCGCTTCCCGTCCGGGCACGAAGGCTGGTGGGTGACAGGCTACGACGAGGCCAAGGCGGTACTGTCCGACGCGGCGTTCCGGCCCGCGGGAATGCCCCCGGCAGCGTTCACCCCCGATTCGGTAATTCTCGGTTCGCCGGGGTGGCTGGTCTCGCACGAGGGCAGCGAGCATGCCCGGTTACGCACGATCGTGACACCGGCCTTCAGCAGCGGCAGGGTGAAGCTGCTCGCGCAGGAGATCGAGGCGATCGCCGCGCAGTTGTTCGAGACGCTGGCGGCCCAGCCCCAGCCCGCCGACTTGCGACACCACCTCTCCTTTCCGCTTCCGGCCAAGGTCATCAGCGCGCTGATGGGCGTGCCCTACGAGGATCACGCCTTTTTCGCCGAGCTGTCCGACGAGGTTATGACGCACCAGCATGAAAGCGGCCCGCGTAGCGCGTCGCGTCTGGCCTGGGAAGAATTGCGCGCCTACATTCGCGGCAAGATGCGGGAAAAGCGCCAGGATCCGGGCGACAACCTGCTGACGGATCTGCTCGCGGCGGTCGACCAGGGCAAGGCGACCGAGGAAGAGGCGATCGGCCTGGCAGCGGGCATGCTGGTGGCGGGGCACGAGAGCACCGTCGCACAGATTGAATTCGGCCTGCTGGCCATGTTCCGCCATCCGCAACAGCGCGAACGCCTGGTCGGCGATCCATCCCTCGTGGACAAGGCGGTAGAGGAAATCCTGCGCATGTACCCGCCGGGCGCGGGCTGGGACGGCATCATGCGCTATCCGAGGACCGACGTGACCATCGCGGGCGTGCATATTCCCGCGGAGAGCAAGGTGCTGGTCGGCCTGCCGGCGACGTCGTTCGATCCACGCCATTTCGACGACCCGGAAATCTTCGACATCGGACGCGCCGAAAAGCCGCACCTGGCGTTCTCCTACGGGCCGCACTACTGCATTGGCGAGGCGCTTGCCAGGCTGGAACTCAAGGTGGTGTTCGGTTCGATCTTTCAGCGCTTTCCCGCGCTACGCCTGGCCGTGGCGCCCGAAGAACTGAAGTTGCGCAAGGAGATCATCACTGGCGGGTTCGAGGAGTTGCCGGTGCTCTGGTGA
- a CDS encoding IS256 family transposase: MTNDMMNVRSLVEKSADADLLREMIGFAAERLMELEVGSATGADFGEKNPMRLAQRNGYRDRDWETRAGTVELRIPKLRKGSYFPSFLEPRRMAEKALTAVIQEAYIQGISTRSVDDLIKAMGMSGISKSQVSRLCEEINVKVKAFLDRPIEGEWPYVWVDATYLKVRRGGRIVSVAVIIAVGVNNDGRREVLGMEVGTSEAEPIWTEFLRRLTRRGLRGVKLVVSDAHEGLKAAVTKVLNATWQRCRVHFMRNVLAHAGKSGRRVVSAFIATAFAQETPEAASAQWRSVADQIRPKVPKLATIMDDAEEDVLAYMTFPKEHRAKLHSTNPIERLNGEIKRRTEVVGIFPNDEAIVRLVGALLLEQNDEWAVQRARYMTLETMAQMSDDPQISLPAVAR, encoded by the coding sequence ATGACCAATGACATGATGAACGTGCGCTCGCTTGTTGAGAAGAGCGCCGATGCAGATTTGTTGCGTGAGATGATCGGCTTTGCCGCCGAGCGGCTGATGGAGCTGGAGGTCGGCTCGGCCACCGGTGCTGACTTCGGCGAGAAGAACCCGATGCGCCTTGCTCAACGCAACGGCTACCGCGACCGCGATTGGGAGACGCGAGCCGGAACCGTTGAACTCCGCATTCCGAAGCTGCGCAAGGGAAGCTATTTTCCGAGCTTTCTCGAGCCGCGCCGTATGGCAGAGAAGGCTCTGACAGCCGTTATCCAGGAAGCGTATATCCAGGGAATCTCGACCCGTTCTGTCGACGATCTGATCAAGGCCATGGGCATGTCGGGCATCTCCAAAAGCCAGGTGAGCCGCCTGTGCGAGGAAATCAACGTCAAGGTAAAGGCGTTTCTCGACAGACCGATTGAGGGCGAGTGGCCGTACGTCTGGGTGGATGCGACGTACCTCAAAGTCCGGCGTGGCGGTCGCATCGTCTCCGTCGCCGTCATCATTGCTGTGGGCGTCAATAACGACGGACGGCGCGAGGTCCTGGGTATGGAGGTCGGCACATCGGAGGCAGAACCGATCTGGACGGAGTTCCTGCGCAGGCTGACACGTCGAGGATTGCGGGGCGTGAAGCTCGTCGTCTCCGATGCGCATGAAGGTCTCAAAGCCGCCGTCACCAAGGTTCTCAACGCCACTTGGCAAAGGTGCCGGGTTCACTTCATGAGAAACGTCCTGGCACATGCCGGAAAGAGCGGCAGGCGGGTGGTATCCGCCTTCATCGCAACGGCCTTCGCCCAAGAGACGCCGGAGGCAGCAAGCGCTCAATGGCGCAGCGTCGCCGATCAGATCAGACCGAAAGTGCCGAAGCTTGCCACCATCATGGACGACGCTGAAGAGGACGTGCTCGCATACATGACCTTCCCGAAAGAGCACCGTGCAAAGCTGCACTCGACGAATCCAATCGAGCGTCTCAACGGCGAAATCAAGCGACGCACCGAGGTGGTCGGTATCTTTCCGAACGACGAAGCGATCGTCCGCCTCGTTGGCGCGCTGCTGCTCGAACAGAACGACGAATGGGCCGTCCAACGCGCCAGGTACATGACGCTTGAGACCATGGCCCAAATGAGCGATGATCCCCAAATCAGTCTGCCCGCTGTGGCTCGCTGA
- a CDS encoding cytochrome P450 yields the protein MDMLLNPLNRRHRLRHDIPVLPGAFPLVGHLPAMVYDLPRLLRRAERTLGSHFWLDFGPAGHMMTCVDPDAFALLRHKDVSSKLIEEIAPELFGGTLVAQDGIAHRQARDAIKAAFLPKGLTQAGIGDLFAPVIQAQVQAWRDLGGVTILRETGDLMLKLIFSLIGIPVQDLPGWHRKYRQLLQLIVAPPIDLPGLPLRRGRAARDWIDAQLRQFVRDARAYAARTGLISDMVSAFDRSDDALSDDVLVANIRLLLLGGHETTASTMAWMVIELARQPVLWDALVEEAQRVGAVPTRHADLAQCPVAEALFRETLRVHPAVTLLPRRALQDLQLGQRRIPAGTDLCIPLLHFSTSALLYEAPDQFRLARWLQRAEPIRSVDMLQFGTGPHVCIGYHLVWLELVQFCIALALTMHKAGVRPRLLNDVEKGRRYYPTAHPSMTIRIGFS from the coding sequence ATGGACATGCTGCTCAACCCGCTGAACCGTCGGCACCGGCTGCGGCACGACATCCCGGTCCTGCCTGGCGCTTTCCCCCTGGTCGGTCATCTTCCCGCCATGGTCTACGACCTGCCGCGCCTGCTCCGGCGCGCGGAACGGACGCTGGGGAGCCACTTCTGGCTGGATTTCGGCCCTGCCGGACACATGATGACCTGCGTGGATCCAGATGCGTTCGCATTGCTCCGACACAAGGACGTGTCCTCGAAGCTGATCGAGGAGATCGCGCCCGAATTGTTTGGGGGAACGTTGGTCGCGCAGGACGGCATCGCGCACCGGCAGGCGCGCGATGCGATCAAGGCAGCGTTCCTGCCCAAGGGGCTGACCCAGGCCGGCATCGGCGACCTGTTCGCGCCCGTCATCCAGGCGCAGGTGCAGGCTTGGCGCGACCTCGGGGGGGTAACCATCCTGCGCGAAACCGGTGACCTGATGCTCAAGCTCATCTTCAGCCTTATAGGAATCCCCGTGCAGGACCTGCCGGGATGGCATCGCAAGTACCGGCAACTGTTGCAGTTGATCGTCGCGCCTCCGATCGACCTGCCCGGACTGCCCTTGCGGCGCGGCCGCGCCGCCCGCGACTGGATTGACGCGCAGTTGCGCCAGTTCGTCCGCGACGCGCGCGCTTATGCCGCACGCACCGGGTTGATCAGCGACATGGTGAGCGCCTTCGATCGCAGCGACGATGCGCTCTCCGATGACGTCCTGGTCGCCAATATCCGCTTGCTGCTGCTTGGCGGTCATGAGACCACCGCCTCAACGATGGCCTGGATGGTGATCGAGTTGGCGCGGCAGCCTGTGCTGTGGGACGCCCTGGTCGAAGAGGCGCAACGCGTGGGCGCGGTGCCGACCCGGCACGCGGACCTGGCGCAGTGTCCGGTCGCCGAGGCGCTGTTCCGCGAGACGTTGCGCGTGCATCCGGCGGTCACGCTCCTGCCGCGTCGCGCGCTGCAGGACTTGCAACTCGGCCAACGGCGCATTCCCGCGGGTACCGATCTGTGCATCCCGCTGCTGCATTTCTCGACCTCGGCGCTGCTGTACGAGGCGCCTGATCAGTTCCGCCTGGCGCGGTGGCTGCAACGCGCGGAGCCGATCCGGTCGGTGGACATGCTGCAGTTCGGTACCGGCCCACACGTCTGCATCGGCTACCACCTGGTATGGCTGGAACTGGTGCAGTTCTGCATCGCCTTGGCGCTGACCATGCACAAGGCCGGGGTGCGGCCGCGGTTGCTGAACGACGTCGAAAAAGGCCGGCGCTATTACCCGACCGCCCATCCGTCCATGACAATCCGCATCGGATTCTCATGA
- a CDS encoding polyprenyl synthetase family protein: MQAGSTLHDDAKRVEQALARLLRAEDDGETELMAAMRYATLQGGKRTRALLCMAAGALADTPVHMLDEVGAAIEMMHACTLVHDDLPAMDDDVLRRGLPTVHVKFGEATAILVGDALQAHAFLTLASLDAPGDNRIALVRELAQAVSAEGAAGGQAMDLSLVGKHVELDRIVAMHRMKTGALVRASVRMGALCAIAEDAAHAALYCALDRYSACLGLALQVIDDILDATADTATLGKTPGKDAAAQKPTCASIMGLEAAHQFALDLLSDAGEAIAPLGPRGERLAQMLQRAKAYLFKQAPCA; this comes from the coding sequence ATGCAGGCCGGTTCCACACTACACGACGACGCAAAGCGGGTCGAACAGGCGCTGGCGCGTCTTCTCCGCGCCGAAGACGACGGTGAGACTGAACTGATGGCGGCAATGCGCTACGCCACCTTACAAGGCGGGAAGCGCACCCGCGCCTTGCTCTGTATGGCTGCCGGCGCACTGGCCGACACGCCAGTACACATGCTCGACGAAGTCGGCGCCGCCATTGAGATGATGCACGCCTGTACCCTGGTCCACGACGACCTGCCCGCGATGGACGACGACGTGCTTCGCCGCGGCCTCCCGACCGTGCACGTCAAGTTCGGCGAAGCCACTGCGATCCTGGTCGGCGATGCGCTGCAGGCGCACGCCTTCCTGACCCTGGCGAGCCTGGATGCGCCGGGCGACAACCGTATCGCGCTCGTGCGCGAACTGGCGCAGGCGGTGTCCGCCGAGGGTGCCGCAGGCGGGCAGGCCATGGATCTGTCGCTGGTCGGAAAGCACGTCGAGCTGGACAGGATCGTGGCGATGCACCGGATGAAGACCGGAGCGCTAGTGCGTGCGTCCGTTCGCATGGGCGCGCTATGCGCCATCGCGGAGGATGCCGCGCACGCCGCGCTGTACTGTGCGCTCGATCGTTACAGCGCCTGTTTAGGTCTGGCGTTGCAGGTGATCGACGACATTCTTGACGCGACAGCGGATACCGCGACGCTGGGCAAGACCCCCGGTAAGGACGCGGCGGCGCAGAAGCCGACCTGCGCGTCGATCATGGGGCTTGAGGCAGCACACCAGTTCGCGCTGGATCTGTTGAGCGACGCCGGGGAGGCCATAGCCCCACTGGGGCCGCGTGGGGAACGGTTGGCACAGATGCTGCAGCGGGCCAAGGCGTATCTGTTCAAGCAGGCGCCATGCGCATGA